A single Paraburkholderia sp. FT54 DNA region contains:
- a CDS encoding aconitase X swivel domain-containing protein, with amino-acid sequence MISPTTVLAGQVLVAGRASGLAIALPPLSFWGGYDAESGMIIDKTHSGYGQSLKGRTLIMARARGSSSSSSVLAEALRNGTGPSGIILSERDLILAIGVIAANELYALSVPVVSVGENVFAQIASFTGTLEIDACDMARPASIHATDGDRVPERVRNR; translated from the coding sequence ATGATTTCGCCCACTACCGTGCTTGCCGGGCAAGTACTCGTTGCGGGCCGCGCAAGCGGCCTTGCAATCGCCCTACCTCCGCTGAGCTTCTGGGGCGGCTACGACGCCGAAAGCGGAATGATCATCGACAAGACACATTCCGGTTACGGACAAAGCCTGAAAGGCCGGACACTAATCATGGCGCGAGCGCGCGGGTCGAGTTCCAGCAGCAGCGTGTTGGCTGAAGCGTTGCGCAACGGGACTGGCCCGAGCGGCATCATCCTGTCGGAACGCGACCTGATTCTCGCCATCGGCGTGATTGCTGCCAATGAGCTCTACGCCCTCAGCGTGCCAGTGGTGAGCGTCGGCGAGAACGTGTTCGCGCAGATTGCATCTTTCACCGGCACACTGGAGATTGACGCGTGCGATATGGCGCGGCCCGCGAGCATCCATGCCACAGACGGCGATCGCGTTCCCGAGCGCGTCAGGAATCGCTGA
- a CDS encoding FAD-binding oxidoreductase has protein sequence MNDTTGIHEADVLVVGGGLHGTSSAFHLARRGAKVIVLEADYVARHSSGVNAGGVRTLGRPLAEIPLALMSREIWHGMSELLGENGGFVASGQLKIAETDDELEACRQRVALLESHGFTHEKVIDRDTVLELEPALARHVTGGIWVERDGYALPYRTTTAFRLAAQRLGVRFQEGTPVRRIEQRGTRWFALTPHGTFSANQLLVTAGAWSGELAKQVGEPVPVRPEGLMLMVTHRVAPFCRATLGATGRPLSFKQFDNGTVVIGGKLIGIADLANRHGEVDFVRLVRSARTVTDLFPHLRNLGVNRAWAGVEAFTDDELPVISASRQASNLYYSFGYCGSGFQLGPGCGKLVSELMLDGKPSLSLDAFAIDRFGRAAAASSLGASHLASHLVTH, from the coding sequence GTGAATGACACGACCGGCATCCACGAAGCCGATGTCCTCGTGGTCGGCGGCGGGCTGCATGGCACGAGCAGCGCGTTCCACCTGGCGCGGCGCGGCGCGAAGGTGATCGTGCTCGAAGCCGATTATGTCGCGCGTCATTCGTCGGGCGTGAACGCGGGCGGCGTGCGCACGCTGGGCCGTCCGTTGGCGGAGATTCCGCTCGCGCTGATGTCGCGGGAAATCTGGCACGGCATGAGCGAGCTGCTCGGCGAGAATGGCGGCTTCGTTGCGTCCGGTCAGTTGAAGATCGCGGAAACGGATGATGAACTCGAAGCGTGCCGCCAACGCGTCGCGCTGCTCGAATCGCATGGATTCACCCACGAGAAAGTGATCGACCGCGACACCGTGCTCGAACTCGAACCGGCGCTCGCGCGCCATGTCACCGGCGGCATCTGGGTCGAACGCGACGGCTACGCGCTGCCTTATCGAACCACGACGGCGTTCCGCCTCGCCGCGCAGCGGCTCGGCGTGCGTTTTCAGGAAGGCACGCCGGTGCGCCGCATCGAGCAGCGCGGCACCCGATGGTTCGCGCTCACGCCGCATGGCACGTTCAGCGCGAACCAGTTGCTCGTCACCGCGGGCGCATGGTCCGGTGAATTGGCGAAGCAGGTCGGCGAGCCCGTGCCGGTGCGTCCCGAAGGTTTGATGCTGATGGTTACGCACCGCGTCGCGCCCTTCTGTCGTGCGACGCTCGGCGCAACGGGCCGGCCGTTGTCCTTCAAGCAGTTCGACAACGGCACGGTGGTGATCGGCGGCAAACTGATCGGCATTGCGGATCTGGCGAATCGTCACGGCGAAGTCGATTTCGTGCGCCTCGTGCGCAGCGCACGCACCGTGACCGATCTGTTTCCTCATCTGCGCAATCTCGGCGTCAACCGCGCGTGGGCCGGCGTGGAAGCCTTCACCGACGATGAACTGCCGGTGATTTCCGCGAGCCGCCAGGCGTCGAATCTGTATTACTCGTTCGGCTATTGCGGCAGCGGCTTTCAGCTCGGGCCGGGTTGCGGCAAGCTCGTGTCCGAACTGATGCTGGACGGCAAGCCCTCGCTTTCGCTCGATGCGTTTGCCATTGATCGTTTTGGCCGCGCGGCGGCGGCTTCCAGCCTTGGTGCTTCGCATCTCGCTTCGCATCTCGTTACGCACTGA
- a CDS encoding aconitase X catalytic domain-containing protein, whose product MLELSVRDKAMLSGELGDGAALAMRIVAATAHVMNAQELVDISSAHIDGCLYHGSVSLDFVERFVASGTRVAVPTTLNVGSLDLIHPELYRGKTATANAARRLMEAHLELGCEATFTCAPYQLKHRPRMGDQIAWAESNAIVFANSVLGARTSRYGDFLDLAAAITGRAPNAGLHVTENRAARIVLEAPSFGDSPRRDACFAALGFLLGLNAGATVAAITGLPADTTEDELKSLGAAAASSGSVALFHAVGITPEAPTLDAALQGGEPERTIVVTEADLVGIHRKWNAAGHGEPLAAISLGTPHFSVDEFRTLGKLFEGHDGSPRCDFYVNTSRFVLWQIEAEGLAQQLSSKGVQIVVDTCTYITPVMKQISGLVMTNSGKWAHYAPANIGVTVAFGSMAECVHSAFEGRVCIDELAG is encoded by the coding sequence GTGCTTGAATTATCGGTTCGTGACAAAGCAATGCTCAGTGGTGAGTTGGGTGATGGCGCAGCGCTCGCGATGCGCATAGTTGCCGCCACGGCGCATGTGATGAACGCCCAGGAACTCGTCGACATTTCCTCCGCGCACATCGACGGGTGTCTCTATCACGGATCCGTCAGTCTCGATTTCGTCGAACGGTTTGTCGCGTCCGGAACGCGGGTCGCCGTGCCGACCACACTCAATGTCGGATCGCTCGATCTCATTCATCCGGAGCTGTATCGCGGCAAAACGGCAACCGCGAATGCCGCCAGGCGCCTGATGGAAGCGCATCTGGAACTCGGGTGCGAAGCGACCTTCACATGCGCGCCGTACCAGCTCAAGCACCGTCCGCGCATGGGCGATCAGATCGCATGGGCTGAATCGAACGCGATCGTTTTCGCCAACTCCGTGTTGGGCGCCCGGACAAGCCGCTACGGCGATTTTCTCGATCTTGCGGCGGCAATTACCGGCCGCGCCCCGAATGCCGGACTACACGTCACCGAGAACAGGGCCGCCCGCATTGTGCTCGAAGCGCCCAGCTTTGGTGACTCCCCGCGGCGCGACGCCTGCTTCGCGGCGCTCGGTTTTCTGCTTGGCCTCAATGCCGGCGCAACGGTGGCGGCCATCACGGGCCTGCCTGCCGACACAACAGAGGACGAGCTTAAGTCTCTGGGCGCGGCAGCCGCTTCCAGTGGCTCCGTGGCGCTCTTTCACGCGGTAGGCATCACGCCGGAAGCCCCGACACTCGACGCCGCGCTGCAGGGCGGCGAGCCGGAGCGGACGATTGTCGTCACCGAGGCGGATCTCGTCGGCATCCATCGGAAGTGGAACGCGGCTGGGCACGGCGAGCCACTTGCCGCGATCAGTCTGGGAACCCCGCATTTTTCGGTCGATGAGTTCCGCACGCTTGGCAAACTGTTCGAAGGACACGATGGTTCGCCACGATGCGACTTCTATGTCAATACGAGCCGTTTCGTTCTGTGGCAGATCGAAGCGGAAGGGCTCGCCCAGCAACTCAGTTCCAAGGGCGTCCAGATTGTGGTGGACACATGTACCTACATCACGCCCGTGATGAAACAGATCAGTGGATTGGTGATGACCAACTCGGGGAAGTGGGCCCACTATGCACCGGCGAACATCGGTGTCACCGTTGCGTTTGGGAGCATGGCCGAGTGTGTGCACTCAGCCTTTGAAGGGAGGGTTTGCATCGATGAACTGGCCGGCTAG
- a CDS encoding TetR/AcrR family transcriptional regulator, with product MDPSATHQRLTDRKRVAIVGAAIEEFLAAGYDATSMDRIAARANVSKRTVYNHFPSKEVLFAAILHQLWDASQSGDAPAYRADQPLRAQLLDLLGRKLRLLTDESFLSLARVAIAAGIHSPERARDMVARLGEREEDLTVWVRAAVADGRLKTDNPLLAALQLQALVKAFAFWPQVTMGQAPLDEKEQKQVAESAADMFLAYYA from the coding sequence ATGGATCCCAGTGCCACCCACCAACGCCTGACTGACCGCAAGCGGGTCGCCATCGTCGGCGCCGCGATCGAGGAATTCCTCGCGGCCGGCTACGACGCGACCAGCATGGACCGTATCGCCGCCCGCGCGAACGTCTCGAAACGTACGGTCTATAACCATTTCCCCAGCAAGGAAGTCCTTTTCGCGGCGATTCTCCATCAACTGTGGGACGCGAGCCAGAGCGGCGATGCGCCCGCCTATCGCGCCGACCAGCCGTTGCGCGCGCAGTTGCTCGACCTTTTGGGCCGCAAGCTGCGGCTGCTCACCGACGAGTCCTTTCTGTCGCTTGCACGTGTGGCGATCGCGGCCGGCATCCATTCGCCGGAGCGAGCCCGGGACATGGTCGCCCGCCTCGGCGAACGCGAGGAGGACCTGACCGTGTGGGTCCGGGCAGCCGTCGCCGACGGCCGCCTCAAAACCGACAACCCGCTCCTTGCGGCGTTGCAGTTGCAGGCGCTGGTGAAGGCCTTCGCGTTCTGGCCACAGGTGACGATGGGTCAGGCGCCGCTCGATGAAAAGGAGCAGAAGCAGGTCGCGGAATCGGCCGCTGACATGTTCCTCGCATACTATGCGTGA
- the hpnR gene encoding hopanoid C-3 methylase HpnR: MKVLAVHPSGLMYTRVFLRLEPLGLETVAAVIRAAGHEVRLLDLQVESHRDLERLIRKWRPDAVCFSGNYLANIPEIIDLSKAIKAQWPACFVFVGGHSASFTAADMLRHAEGAIDCVLRGEGEAKVAELLDAVARQADPLSIPGVVTRNGEGPLPGFAESLDQVCPARDLLRHRRKYFIGVLDPCASIEFARGCPWDCTFCSAWTFYGRSYRSRSPTVIADELASIREPGVFIVDDVAFVHADHGMAIGREIERRGIHKKYYLETRGDMLLRNKEVFEYWRTLGLQYMFIGMEAIDAEGLKAFRKRVNLDKNFEALAFARSLGITVAINLIADPDWDHDRFEAIRQWCLEIPEIVNISVNTPYPGTEIWLREHRQLTSLDYRLYDIQHAVLPTKLPLPEFYRELVRTQQVLNRKHLGWRALRGAASEAAHLLLHGQTNFVRMLWRFNSVFNPNLQLNDHAREVRYSMTPPAASAEHANVKVLYVHGPAGRKGRKLDDATESFVDETRMGAG; the protein is encoded by the coding sequence ATGAAGGTACTCGCCGTACATCCCAGTGGCTTGATGTACACCCGCGTGTTCCTGCGACTCGAACCGCTCGGCCTGGAGACGGTCGCGGCCGTTATCCGCGCGGCTGGACACGAGGTCCGGTTGCTCGACCTGCAAGTGGAATCGCATCGCGATCTGGAGCGGCTGATCCGCAAGTGGCGTCCTGATGCCGTCTGTTTCTCCGGCAATTACCTCGCCAATATTCCCGAAATCATCGATCTGTCGAAAGCGATCAAGGCGCAGTGGCCCGCCTGCTTCGTGTTCGTGGGCGGACACAGCGCGTCGTTTACCGCAGCCGATATGCTCAGGCACGCCGAGGGCGCCATCGACTGCGTGCTGAGAGGCGAAGGCGAGGCGAAGGTCGCCGAACTTCTCGACGCCGTCGCCCGCCAGGCCGATCCGCTGTCGATACCGGGCGTCGTGACCCGCAACGGCGAGGGACCGCTGCCGGGCTTCGCCGAAAGCCTCGATCAGGTTTGCCCCGCGCGCGATCTGCTGCGACATCGGCGCAAATACTTCATTGGCGTGCTGGATCCGTGTGCGTCGATTGAATTCGCGCGCGGCTGCCCGTGGGATTGCACGTTCTGCAGCGCATGGACATTCTACGGACGCAGCTATCGTTCACGCAGCCCCACAGTGATCGCCGACGAACTGGCGTCGATTCGCGAGCCAGGCGTCTTCATCGTCGACGATGTCGCCTTCGTGCATGCGGATCACGGCATGGCGATCGGCCGCGAAATCGAGCGCCGCGGCATACACAAAAAGTACTACCTCGAGACACGCGGCGATATGCTGTTGCGCAACAAGGAGGTTTTCGAGTACTGGCGCACGCTGGGCCTGCAATACATGTTTATCGGCATGGAGGCGATCGACGCCGAAGGGCTCAAGGCGTTTCGCAAGCGCGTCAATCTCGACAAGAACTTCGAGGCGCTCGCGTTCGCGCGCTCGCTCGGCATCACCGTCGCGATCAATCTGATCGCCGATCCCGACTGGGACCATGACCGCTTCGAAGCGATCAGGCAATGGTGTCTGGAGATTCCCGAGATCGTCAACATCAGCGTGAACACACCTTATCCGGGCACGGAAATCTGGTTGCGCGAGCATCGCCAGTTGACCAGCCTCGACTACCGGCTCTATGACATCCAGCACGCCGTCCTGCCGACGAAACTGCCCTTGCCCGAGTTCTACCGCGAACTGGTGCGCACGCAACAGGTACTCAACCGCAAGCACCTTGGCTGGCGCGCACTGCGCGGAGCGGCGAGCGAAGCGGCACATCTGCTGCTGCACGGGCAAACGAACTTCGTGCGAATGCTGTGGCGCTTCAACTCGGTGTTCAATCCGAACCTGCAATTGAACGACCACGCGCGCGAAGTCCGGTATTCGATGACGCCGCCTGCCGCATCGGCCGAGCACGCCAATGTCAAGGTACTGTATGTGCACGGGCCGGCGGGACGCAAGGGCCGCAAGCTCGACGATGCAACGGAAAGTTTCGTCGACGAAACCCGCATGGGTGCGGGCTGA
- a CDS encoding GntR family transcriptional regulator gives MSEVIADESTRKIVRPTTVELVTTAVRQRILSGDLAPGEVLRQEALAEELGVSRVPIREAITRLTAEGLLINVPHKGAYVAELSIDEVKETFDIRLRLEPWIFSEAIPRITEAEMGKAERLIKEMDKADSGVWGQLNWRLHETLYLPAQRDITLQMLRVLHDRCDRYFRFQAVQVPIREQSHDEHMALVEACRKRDTKLGAKLLEQHVKTAAQQIMSVVEAVVAR, from the coding sequence ATGAGCGAAGTTATCGCGGACGAAAGCACGCGAAAAATCGTTCGGCCAACTACAGTCGAACTCGTCACCACGGCGGTTCGACAGCGAATCCTGAGCGGCGACCTGGCGCCGGGTGAGGTATTGCGGCAGGAGGCGCTCGCCGAAGAACTCGGCGTGAGCCGTGTCCCGATCCGCGAGGCTATCACCCGTCTGACGGCAGAGGGGCTGCTGATCAATGTCCCGCACAAGGGCGCTTATGTCGCCGAGTTGTCGATAGACGAGGTGAAGGAGACGTTCGACATCAGGCTGCGTCTTGAACCGTGGATATTTTCGGAAGCTATTCCGCGCATCACTGAGGCCGAGATGGGCAAGGCGGAGCGGCTTATCAAGGAAATGGACAAGGCGGACTCGGGCGTGTGGGGGCAACTGAACTGGCGTTTGCACGAAACGCTCTATCTGCCTGCGCAGCGCGATATCACGCTTCAGATGTTACGGGTGCTGCATGACCGCTGCGATCGGTATTTCCGCTTCCAGGCCGTGCAGGTGCCGATCCGCGAACAGTCGCATGACGAGCACATGGCGTTGGTCGAGGCATGCAGGAAGCGCGACACGAAGCTTGGAGCGAAACTGCTGGAGCAACACGTCAAGACGGCCGCGCAGCAGATCATGTCGGTTGTCGAGGCGGTGGTGGCGCGCTGA
- a CDS encoding RidA family protein — MTDIVRIDTNQRMSRVVKAGGLVFVGGQTSADHSPDVKLQTAKVLEKIDGYLEKAGIDKTRLVSAQVWLADIARDFAGMNEVWDAWIPQGHAPARATVQAKLAAPELLIEIAVVALG, encoded by the coding sequence ATGACCGATATCGTTCGTATCGACACCAACCAGCGTATGAGCCGCGTTGTCAAAGCCGGCGGCCTCGTGTTCGTCGGCGGCCAGACTTCCGCCGATCACAGCCCGGACGTGAAACTCCAGACCGCCAAGGTGCTGGAGAAGATCGACGGCTATCTGGAGAAAGCCGGCATCGACAAGACGCGCCTCGTTTCGGCGCAAGTCTGGCTCGCGGACATTGCCCGCGATTTCGCGGGCATGAACGAAGTATGGGACGCGTGGATTCCGCAAGGTCATGCACCCGCGCGCGCGACGGTGCAAGCGAAGCTTGCCGCGCCCGAGTTGCTCATCGAAATCGCGGTCGTGGCGCTGGGTTAA
- a CDS encoding MBL fold metallo-hydrolase translates to MTSLSALVRRVLGVNAAQRGRALSSTSPQHDGERFRNVKPRPAEGLRKTLGIAWNVLLNKPRGTAPTGALPVDALTRAQLDAAPERSLYRLGHSTLLLKLRGQFWLTDPVFAERASPFRRLGPKRFHAPPIALAELPPLRGVILSHDHYDHLDRETVLALAQTTGVFLTPLGVGDRLIEWGIDASKVRQFDWWQGAEVDGVQFTVTPAQHFSGRNLFDGNSTLWASWVIVDDDLRVFFSGDTGYFDGFRTIGERLGPFDVTLVETGAYDAQWPYVHMQPEETVQAHIDLRGRWLVPIHNGTFDLAMHRWQEPFERVMALALARGVALSTPRMGERLDLDAPHRGERWWRHLATSVAAPKAAWRLCAARNAEDAKSS, encoded by the coding sequence ATGACGTCGCTTTCCGCCCTTGTCCGTCGCGTGCTTGGCGTGAACGCCGCGCAACGCGGTCGCGCGTTGTCCAGCACCTCGCCGCAGCATGACGGCGAACGCTTTCGCAACGTCAAACCGCGTCCCGCCGAAGGCCTGCGCAAGACGCTCGGCATTGCGTGGAACGTGTTGCTCAACAAGCCGCGCGGCACCGCGCCGACAGGGGCGTTGCCCGTCGACGCGCTGACGCGTGCGCAGCTCGATGCGGCGCCCGAGCGCAGCCTCTACCGGCTCGGCCACTCGACGCTGCTGCTGAAGCTGCGCGGCCAGTTCTGGCTGACCGATCCCGTGTTCGCCGAGCGTGCCTCGCCGTTCCGGCGTCTCGGGCCGAAGCGCTTCCATGCGCCGCCGATCGCGCTCGCCGAGTTGCCGCCGCTGCGCGGCGTGATCCTGTCGCATGACCACTATGACCACCTGGACCGCGAAACGGTGCTCGCGCTCGCGCAGACCACCGGCGTGTTTCTGACACCGCTCGGCGTCGGCGACCGGCTGATCGAATGGGGCATCGACGCGTCGAAGGTGCGGCAGTTCGACTGGTGGCAAGGCGCCGAGGTAGACGGTGTGCAGTTCACCGTTACGCCCGCGCAGCATTTTTCCGGCCGCAACCTGTTCGACGGCAACAGTACGTTATGGGCGTCGTGGGTGATCGTCGACGACGATCTGCGTGTGTTTTTCAGCGGCGACACCGGTTACTTCGATGGCTTCAGGACGATCGGCGAGCGCCTTGGGCCGTTCGACGTCACGCTGGTCGAGACGGGCGCCTACGACGCGCAATGGCCGTACGTTCACATGCAGCCCGAAGAAACCGTGCAGGCGCACATCGATCTGCGCGGCCGTTGGCTCGTGCCGATCCACAACGGCACCTTCGACCTCGCGATGCACCGCTGGCAGGAGCCATTCGAAAGGGTGATGGCACTGGCCCTCGCGCGCGGTGTCGCGCTGTCGACGCCCCGCATGGGCGAGCGGCTGGATCTGGACGCGCCGCATCGCGGTGAACGCTGGTGGCGCCATCTCGCCACCAGCGTCGCTGCGCCAAAGGCTGCATGGCGCCTGTGTGCGGCGCGCAATGCCGAAGACGCGAAGTCTTCGTGA
- a CDS encoding ureidoglycolate lyase codes for MSQKIDYLNPALPAGLRRVTMPVVDATPTTLDGFGRLVTDPSECPVEIVQWPAVGARPIDPGTGDEAGTTEGTFVSEWRGDILYGRNEAVGGDYILAYATEPEAARDDHPHAPERMLLWHANYHPDGGQLFFPLDHRPFYVPLALPGDDIAPEKFVCFRFDGQQGLYIHPNIWHEGVFALGGIQRFFDKQGAVHARVSVDFAREFGCLLEAPIASDDRLTGRGGDL; via the coding sequence ATGTCCCAAAAAATCGATTACCTCAACCCCGCCCTTCCTGCTGGCCTCCGGCGCGTGACGATGCCCGTGGTCGACGCGACCCCAACGACGCTTGATGGATTTGGCAGGCTCGTGACAGACCCGAGCGAGTGCCCGGTCGAGATTGTGCAGTGGCCAGCGGTCGGAGCAAGGCCCATAGACCCTGGCACCGGTGATGAAGCCGGCACGACCGAAGGCACGTTTGTCAGCGAATGGCGCGGAGATATTCTCTACGGTCGAAACGAGGCTGTGGGCGGTGACTACATTCTTGCGTACGCAACGGAGCCCGAAGCTGCCCGCGACGACCACCCCCATGCACCGGAACGGATGCTGCTTTGGCACGCGAACTACCACCCGGATGGCGGACAACTGTTCTTTCCTCTCGACCATCGCCCGTTCTATGTTCCTTTGGCATTGCCCGGGGACGACATTGCGCCAGAGAAGTTCGTGTGCTTTCGCTTCGATGGACAGCAGGGTCTCTACATCCATCCAAACATCTGGCATGAGGGGGTGTTCGCTCTTGGAGGCATACAGCGGTTTTTTGATAAGCAGGGCGCCGTCCACGCACGCGTGTCCGTCGACTTTGCCCGCGAGTTTGGTTGTCTTCTCGAGGCGCCGATCGCGAGCGATGACCGACTGACTGGCCGAGGCGGCGACCTGTAG